From the Neorhodopirellula lusitana genome, one window contains:
- a CDS encoding HdeD family acid-resistance protein, whose amino-acid sequence MSETNAPQVTTATSNNATPVLNAIAANWWVLLLRGILLLVIGLYALFNPGLTLLTWAFVVGCFLIADGILAIAAGVAGWTESRGWTILRGAVAIIAGAFAAGHPALFGALAAITVIMVIAAMAVVSGVLEIIVAIRERNAIEGGGWMILDGVFSVLFGIALALVPLFSASVLIRISGVIAVLFGLVAIYCSFRIRSLKNN is encoded by the coding sequence ATGTCCGAAACAAACGCCCCCCAAGTCACGACAGCCACCTCGAATAACGCCACGCCGGTTCTCAATGCAATCGCCGCGAACTGGTGGGTGTTACTGCTACGCGGCATTCTGCTGCTTGTGATCGGCCTGTATGCGTTGTTCAATCCAGGTCTGACATTGCTGACGTGGGCGTTTGTCGTGGGTTGCTTTTTGATAGCCGACGGGATCCTGGCAATCGCCGCCGGCGTCGCAGGTTGGACGGAGTCCCGAGGCTGGACGATCCTGCGTGGAGCCGTTGCCATCATTGCGGGAGCCTTCGCTGCCGGACATCCAGCTCTGTTCGGTGCACTGGCCGCGATCACGGTCATCATGGTGATCGCCGCTATGGCGGTCGTCAGTGGCGTGTTGGAAATCATCGTCGCGATCCGGGAACGCAACGCGATTGAAGGCGGTGGCTGGATGATTCTCGACGGCGTGTTCTCGGTTCTGTTCGGGATCGCATTGGCGCTCGTCCCGCTGTTTTCCGCCAGCGTGCTGATTCGAATCAGCGGTGTCATCGCGGTCTTGTTTGGCTTGGTCGCCATCTACTGTTCGTTCCGAATCCGTTCGTTGAAGAACAACTGA